The genomic window CCCGAATTACGGAATCCGTCTTCATGGCAACCCCTCCCTTGAATAATGTAGCTACATTTTATCGCGAGCAGGGGGTATCGACAAGGACGATGCGTTACAACAGCAAGAGTGCCCTTTATGGCAGGATAAGGGATGGTGCAGCGGCATCGGAATCAGATCAACGAGACGGCGACCCCGGCGGCGTTCGTCCTACCCCGGCCAGAGATATGGCCGGGTCGGGAACACCGGCATGGCTTCCGAGCGCGCCACGGGGGGCATCGCGGCGTGGTATCCGGTGTTTAAGGCGGTAAGGAGAAAGGCCCGGCCGTTTGAAAAAAGCCCGCCGCTCCTGTATACTGATCGCGCAGTATCACGTCCCCCGACGCGGGGGCTCAGTCCTGTGCGGCGAAGACCCACGAACCCTGTCAGGCCCGGAAGGGAGCAGCAGTAAGGGGTGTTCTTCGGGTGCCACGGGGTCGCTGGGTTCCCGCGGCGGGGGACTTGTTTGCCCTTCCGCGATTTTTTCGCCGCCGATCCCCCTGCTGTCCTCCCCCATCCCTTCCATCGTATTATATAATTTGTTCGTCCATCAAAAAATAAATGCCGCCATCCCCCTCCGTTTTGCCTTTACGGTGCGGCTGCAGCATCTCGATTCGTTCCGGAAAGGAGACGCCCCATGTCCGAAAGACTGAACGCCATCATCGAGAACCATATCCGAAAGGAGCCCGGTGCCCGGTGTCTCTGGTGGAAAGGAGCGTGGCGCTCCCGATCGGATTTCGGAGGCCTGGCCGACGCCTGCACGGATACCCTGCGTTCCGCCGGGTTCCGCAAGGGGCAGAGGCTGGCGCTTCTGATGCCCAACTCCCCCATGGTCCCGGCCCTGGCGCTGGCGGCTTGGCGGCTCGGCGGGATCCTCTGCCCGCTGAACGAGAAATCGGGGAGGACCTCCCTGATCCGGACTCTGTCCCTGCTCGACCCCTTTGCCGTCGTCGTCTCCGAGGAGGTCCGCAGGGACGGCGCCGGACTGCTGGAGGAGCTCGGCCGTCCGATCGTGGTCTGTTCACCCGAAGGTCCTCCGCCCGCTTTTTCCGCTGCTCCCACCCGAGCGGACTCCGAGGACCTGGCCGTCATCTTCTCCACCTCCGGCACGACCGGAATGCCCAAGGCCGTGCCCATCACCCACGGAAACCTCATCGACAACTGCAGGGCCTGCATGACGGGACTGGACGGACTCGGTCCGGACAGCGTCCTGCTCAACGTGCTCCCGAACTTTCACGCCTTCGGCTTCACGGTCGGGACGATCCTGCCCTTCTTCATCGACGGCGCTCAGGCGATCGTCCCCGGCTTCATGCCCCCCCAGAACACCCTGCGCGCCATTCGGGAGGCCCCGGCCGACGTCCTGCTGCTCGTCCCGACGATGCTGGGCTTTCTGACCGCCTTGCTCGAACGGTCGGGGCAGAGGCTGCACGGGGTCAGGCTCCTGGTGACGGGCGGGGACCGCTACAACGAGCACATGGACCCCAGGGTGCGGGAGGCCTTCGGCGTCGGGGTTCTGGAGGGCTACGGCATCACGGAGTGCTCGCCGGTCATGGCCGTCAACCGCAACGAGACGGTCCGCAGGCTCGGCACGGTCGGGACCCCGCTGAGGGGCTTCGAAATTCAGCTCCGGACCGAATCCGGAACTCTGGCGGAGGGCGACGAGGGAATCCTGTGGGTGCGCGGTCCGAGCGTCACATCCGGGTACTACCGC from Fretibacterium sp. OH1220_COT-178 includes these protein-coding regions:
- a CDS encoding AMP-binding protein, with protein sequence MSERLNAIIENHIRKEPGARCLWWKGAWRSRSDFGGLADACTDTLRSAGFRKGQRLALLMPNSPMVPALALAAWRLGGILCPLNEKSGRTSLIRTLSLLDPFAVVVSEEVRRDGAGLLEELGRPIVVCSPEGPPPAFSAAPTRADSEDLAVIFSTSGTTGMPKAVPITHGNLIDNCRACMTGLDGLGPDSVLLNVLPNFHAFGFTVGTILPFFIDGAQAIVPGFMPPQNTLRAIREAPADVLLLVPTMLGFLTALLERSGQRLHGVRLLVTGGDRYNEHMDPRVREAFGVGVLEGYGITECSPVMAVNRNETVRRLGTVGTPLRGFEIQLRTESGTLAEGDEGILWVRGPSVTSGYYRAPELNRERFDDGWFNTGDYVRIEDGNIRILDRMTDIVIVGGFNVYPQEVEAILSAHPAVQTAVVVGTPNDISGEVPKAFVLRKPEAEVSEPELVRYCKERLAHYKVPRKVEFVESLPLSSTGKVLRRVLRERERTGEKHEGERRKISVQEATHDSKA